A part of Streptomyces sp. NBC_00557 genomic DNA contains:
- a CDS encoding amino acid permease — MSKDAVESAQAAARTQTAQAARTPADAGDAGYSKDLKARHINMIAIGGAIGTGLLLGAGGRLHNAGPALALAYLVCGVFAFFVVRALGELVLYRPSSGSFVSYAREFLGEKGAYVAGWMYFLNWSTTGIADITAIALYTHYWSFFTSIPQWVLALIALAVVLAVNLISVKIFGEMEFWFSIIKVATIVGFMLISVFLLATQHKVGGHTPGLSVITGHGGVFPHGVMPVVLVMQGVIFAYAALELVGVAAGETAEPEKIVPRAVNSIMWRVGLFYVGSVVLLALLLPGSVYSADESPFVTVLSKIGVPAAGDVMNLVVLTAAMSSLNSGLYSTGRILRSMAMAGSAPRFTARMSRSQVPYGGILLTCAVCVLGVGLNYLMPSQAFEIVLNVASLGIVSTWVIIMICHMIFVRRARAGLATRPHFQLKFSPVTEIATIAFLLACLGMMWNDPEVGRKTVLLIPVIAVLLVAGWFAVRRRVDRRTDDELSQLTR, encoded by the coding sequence ACGCCGTGGAATCGGCACAGGCCGCCGCCCGCACCCAGACGGCGCAGGCGGCCCGGACGCCCGCGGACGCGGGCGACGCCGGTTACAGCAAGGACCTCAAGGCCCGCCACATCAACATGATCGCCATCGGCGGCGCCATCGGCACCGGCCTCCTCCTCGGCGCCGGCGGCCGCCTGCACAACGCCGGCCCGGCACTCGCCCTGGCCTACCTGGTCTGCGGCGTGTTCGCCTTCTTCGTCGTCCGGGCCCTGGGCGAGCTGGTCCTGTACCGCCCGTCCTCCGGCTCCTTCGTGTCGTACGCGCGCGAGTTCCTCGGCGAGAAGGGCGCCTACGTCGCCGGCTGGATGTACTTCCTGAACTGGTCGACCACCGGTATCGCCGACATCACCGCGATCGCGCTCTACACGCACTACTGGAGCTTCTTCACCTCGATCCCGCAGTGGGTGCTGGCGCTGATCGCCCTCGCGGTGGTCCTCGCCGTGAACCTGATCTCGGTGAAGATCTTCGGCGAGATGGAGTTCTGGTTCTCGATCATCAAGGTCGCCACCATCGTCGGCTTCATGCTGATCAGCGTTTTCCTGCTCGCCACCCAGCACAAGGTCGGCGGCCACACCCCCGGCCTGAGCGTGATCACCGGCCACGGCGGCGTCTTCCCGCACGGCGTGATGCCGGTCGTCCTGGTCATGCAGGGCGTGATCTTCGCCTACGCGGCCCTGGAGCTGGTGGGCGTCGCGGCGGGCGAGACCGCCGAGCCGGAGAAGATCGTGCCGCGCGCGGTCAACTCGATCATGTGGCGCGTGGGCCTGTTCTACGTCGGCTCGGTCGTGCTGCTGGCCCTGCTGCTGCCGGGCTCCGTGTACTCCGCCGACGAGAGCCCGTTCGTCACGGTCCTGTCGAAGATCGGCGTCCCGGCGGCCGGTGACGTGATGAACCTGGTCGTGCTGACCGCCGCCATGTCCTCGCTGAACTCCGGCCTGTACTCCACCGGCCGCATCCTGCGCTCGATGGCCATGGCGGGCTCCGCGCCCAGGTTCACCGCGCGCATGAGCCGCAGCCAGGTGCCCTACGGCGGCATCCTGCTGACCTGCGCGGTCTGCGTCCTCGGCGTCGGCCTGAACTACCTGATGCCCAGCCAGGCCTTCGAGATCGTGCTGAACGTCGCCTCCCTCGGCATCGTCAGCACCTGGGTGATCATCATGATCTGCCACATGATCTTCGTCCGCCGCGCCCGCGCGGGCCTCGCGACCCGGCCGCACTTCCAGCTGAAGTTCAGCCCGGTCACCGAGATCGCCACGATCGCCTTCCTGCTGGCCTGCCTTGGCATGATGTGGAACGACCCCGAGGTCGGCCGCAAGACGGTCCTGCTCATCCCGGTGATCGCCGTCCTGCTGGTCGCCGGCTGGTTCGCCGTGCGCCGCCGGGTGGACCGCCGCACCGACGACGAACTCTCGCAGCTGACCAGGTAA